The following proteins come from a genomic window of Sphaerisporangium rubeum:
- a CDS encoding HAMP domain-containing sensor histidine kinase: MRTTIRTRFALLSAAMSFLIGAAVLAAVHLAVQRSLGPLAISIPEGPWESKKDIFQFGYEQGVQRTYLTGTIDAVRLWGTLALLCATAVAAAAGWWAAHWTLRPARTVTQAAGRVAQTHDLAERIRYDGPHDEIKELADTFDGILGRLAHVVDGQRRFISNASHELRTPLAVNRTLVEVAVREPGAPEQVRRLGESLLLVNARHQRLVDGLLALAEGERPVLDRSRFDLADVVDHAVDQAAEEADRRGVTIHSTPRYAPTTGDPVLIERLAQNLVENAIRHNHPTGEAHVTTRRTGDTVELVVENTGPPVPPADLEAIFHPFRRLHATPLDLDQGNGLGLSIAHAITTAHDGTITAEPRDQGGLTVTVRLPYEE; this comes from the coding sequence ATGAGGACCACCATCCGGACGCGCTTCGCCTTGCTGTCGGCGGCCATGTCCTTCCTGATCGGCGCCGCGGTGCTGGCCGCCGTCCACCTCGCCGTACAGCGAAGCCTCGGTCCTCTCGCGATCTCGATCCCCGAAGGCCCATGGGAGTCCAAGAAGGACATCTTCCAGTTCGGCTACGAGCAGGGAGTCCAGCGAACCTACCTGACCGGGACCATCGACGCCGTGCGCCTCTGGGGAACCCTGGCCCTGCTCTGCGCCACCGCCGTCGCAGCCGCGGCCGGCTGGTGGGCGGCCCACTGGACACTCCGTCCCGCGCGAACGGTCACCCAGGCCGCCGGACGCGTGGCACAGACCCACGACCTGGCCGAGCGCATCCGCTACGACGGCCCCCACGACGAGATCAAGGAACTCGCCGACACCTTCGACGGCATCCTCGGCCGCCTGGCCCATGTCGTGGACGGCCAACGCCGTTTCATCTCCAACGCCTCCCACGAACTACGCACCCCCCTGGCCGTGAACCGCACCCTGGTGGAGGTGGCCGTCCGCGAACCCGGCGCACCCGAGCAGGTCCGCCGCCTAGGTGAGTCACTGCTGCTGGTCAACGCCAGGCACCAGCGCCTGGTGGACGGCCTGCTGGCCCTGGCGGAAGGCGAACGACCCGTCCTGGACCGCAGCCGCTTCGACCTGGCCGACGTGGTGGACCACGCCGTGGACCAGGCCGCCGAGGAAGCGGACCGACGCGGCGTGACCATACACAGCACCCCCCGATACGCACCCACCACCGGTGACCCCGTGCTGATCGAACGCCTGGCACAGAACCTCGTGGAGAACGCGATCAGACACAACCACCCGACCGGCGAAGCCCACGTGACCACCCGTAGAACCGGCGACACCGTCGAGTTGGTGGTGGAGAACACCGGCCCTCCCGTACCCCCCGCCGACCTGGAAGCGATCTTCCACCCGTTCCGCCGCCTGCACGCGACCCCCCTGGACCTCGACCAAGGCAACGGCCTCGGCCTCTCCATAGCCCACGCCATCACCACCGCACACGACGGCACCATCACCGCCGAACCCCGCGACCAAGGCGGCCTGACCGTCACGGTACGCCTGCCGTACGAAGAGTGA
- a CDS encoding response regulator transcription factor has product MRVLIAEDERMLADSIAAGLRGESLTVDVAYDGTAALRRLAAHRYDVLVLDRNLPGLHGDDVCREAVDAGGVVRILMLSAAGDVRDRVTGLSIGADDYLSKPFAFEELVARIRSLARRATPADPPVLRRGDLTLDAVHRQVFRGGRYVPLARKEYAMLAELLRARGTVVSAETLLEKVWDERIDAFTNTVRTTMMKLRRKLGDPQLIETVPGVGYRIP; this is encoded by the coding sequence ATGCGGGTCCTGATCGCCGAGGACGAGCGGATGCTCGCCGACTCGATCGCGGCGGGCCTGCGCGGCGAGAGCCTGACCGTGGACGTCGCCTACGACGGAACGGCGGCCCTGCGGCGGCTCGCCGCGCACCGCTACGACGTGCTGGTCCTCGACCGGAACCTGCCGGGTCTCCACGGCGACGACGTCTGCCGCGAGGCGGTCGACGCGGGTGGCGTGGTACGGATCCTCATGCTCAGCGCCGCGGGCGACGTCCGCGACCGGGTGACCGGCCTGTCCATCGGCGCCGACGACTACCTGAGCAAGCCGTTCGCCTTCGAGGAACTGGTGGCCCGGATCCGCTCCCTGGCCCGGCGCGCCACCCCCGCCGACCCGCCGGTCCTGCGGCGCGGCGACCTCACCCTGGATGCGGTCCACCGCCAGGTGTTCCGCGGCGGCCGGTACGTCCCCCTGGCCCGCAAGGAGTACGCCATGCTGGCCGAGCTGCTGCGCGCTCGCGGCACCGTCGTCTCGGCCGAGACGCTGCTGGAGAAGGTGTGGGACGAGCGCATCGACGCCTTCACCAACACCGTACGCACCACGATGATGAAGCTGCGCCGCAAACTGGGCGACCCGCAGCTCATCGAGACCGTCCCCGGCGTCGGGTACCGCATCCCATGA